The Hyphomicrobiales bacterium nucleotide sequence TTCACCTGAACTGATGACATTTCCGAATATGACAACAGCGATCATCCCTCCTTTGCTGGAAGTTCTCGGAATCCAGATCACAATGTCGATTGCATCTTATGGGTACTTTTTCAGGGCTTTGAGCGGATGGGAACGTATTGTATTCTTAGCCACAGCTGTCTTCGGATTTTTGTATATGACCTTGGCATATGATTTTTACCTCTACGCCTCGCTCTCATTATTTGGTGCGATGACTCTATGGGTATTAAAGAGTTACTTGTCTGAAAAATTCATGGGAAACACGCCTCAATAAAAAGCAACCTAGCCGTGGGAGAGGATCATATCGTTATCGTTTAAGGAAGTTGCCGAAATACTCAAGATTATTGACGCATCAAACTGCGATGAAGTCGTTCTTGAACTGGAAGGCATAAAACTGGCTGTGCGTCGCGATACGTCTCATAGCCAAGGGGAATCGCGCAGCCTAGAAACGCCAGTGACTGAGCTAACGCAGACTGCCGCACCCTCAGCACCTCAAACTGGCAAGAAAGCACCCACGGCTGAAGCAAGCACAGCTTCGGGGGTTCCCGTGCGCTCGCCTATGGTTGGATCCTTTTATCGTCGCCCTGCCCCAGACAAGCCTCCCTTCGTTGAAATCGGCTCAAAAGTAAAACAAGGTGATACGCTGTGTTTGATTGACGTTATGAAACTTTATACGACAATCACAGCGACACACGCTGGTACTATCAATGAGATAGCCGCTGATGATGGCGATCTCGTCGAATTTGACCAACTGTTATTTGTCATATCTGCGGATTAGACGATGAACCAATCGCATCGCGTTTTGATTGCAAACAGAGGAGAAATCGCGGTTCGCGCTGCGAAAGCTTGTCGTGCAATTGGATTGGAGAGCGTTGCAGTATACTCCACTGCTGATCGTTCTTCACCTCATGTGTGGCTTGCTGATAAAGCTGTTTGTATTGGCCCGCCTGCGAGCACTAAGAGCTATCTCAATGTGGATGCCTTGCTCCATGTGGCCAAGCAAACGGGATGTACGATGCTCTATCCCGGTTATGGATTTCTTGCTGAAAACGCGGCCTTTGCCGAACAGTGCGCCGAAGAAGAGTTGGTCTTCATCGGGCCGTCACCAGAAACAATCACAACTATGGGCGATAAAGCGCGCGCGAGAGACATGGCAAAGAAATTTAACGTGCCGATCGTACCTGGATCAAAAGGCGCTTTTACCGATAGCAAAATAGCATTGAAAGAGGCAAAAAAAATCGGCTTTCCCTTGTTGTTGAAAGCAAGTTCAGGTGGCGGCGGTCGCGGGATGCGGGTCGCAGAAGACTTGACAACATTCAAAACAAAATTCGATGAAGCCTCACAAGAAGCACGCGAAGCTTTTGGTGACCCTTCAGTCTACCTTGAACGGTATTTCTCCGCTGTGCGCCATCTTGAGGTACAGATATTCGGTGACAACCATGGATTAGTGCGCCATTTAGGCGAACGGGATTGCACGACACAAAGACGCCACCAGAAACTGGTTGAAGAAAGCCCTTCTCCTGTTCTAACCGACAAGGAGCGAAACAGCCTGTTAGACGCTGCTGTACGTTTAGCAAAAGGCGTTGGCTATCTTGGCGCAGGCACCGTGGAATTTATATTCGATGAAGTATCACGTGAATTCTATTTCATAGAGATGAATACCCGCATTCAGGTCGAACATCCGGTGACAGAAATGCGCATCGGCCACGACTTGATTGAAGAACAACTCCGTGTGGCACTCGGTGGGCCTCTTTCTATACCTGAAGAGAAAGACTGGTCCAGCAATCATGTGATGGAGTTTCGTATCAATGCGGAGAACCCTGATCAAGGCTTTGTCCCTTCCCCCGGTCGCATCACACGGCTACGGTTTCCAACAACGCCAGATGTGCGTTGCGATAGTTTCATCTATGAAGGCGCCACCATCCAGCCGTTTTACGATTCGATGATCGCAAAGTTAATTGTTACAGGAACTGACAGACAGGACGCTTTGAAAAATACGCGCAGAGCACTCGATGAACTTATCATTGACGGTATCCACACAACACGAAGTTTTCATCGCAATTTGCTTGATGATCCAGATTTTATTGGAGCGAAAATCCATACCCGCTGGGTAGAAAATACTTTCATTGATCGCTTAGATGCGCAGAGGATTTGACATGCCAAAAAACAGCACCTCAAGCACCATCGAAAAAAGAAAAGTCCGGCTCATTGATGTAACCCTGCGCGATGCTCATCAATGCTTGTGGGCAACCCGCATGACAACCGCGATGATGAAAGATATTGCCCCTCGTCTAGACAATGCCGGTTTTGAGGCCATTGATCTTGTAGGTGGTGCCGTCTTTGATGTCATGGTGCGCTACCTGCGCGAAGACCCGTGGGAGCGGATGCGCATCTTAAATAAATGGATCACAAAAACGCCTTTGATTATTCATACGCGCGGGCAGAGTTTGTTTACCTTCGAATTTTTTGCTGACGACGTAGTTGAGCTCGCTGCCGAACGTTTTGCCGCAAACGGTATGACATACCACACCCCCTATGACGCCTTAAACGACATACGCAATCTGGGAATTCCGATCAAGGTTGCAAAGAAACATGGTCTTTATGTTGTGGGAGGGCTTGCCTATACCTATAGCCCTGTTCACACCGACGAATATTACGTTCGCAAGGCCAAAGAGCTTGTTGCCCATGGTGTTGATGCTGTGTTTGTGAAGGACGCAAGTGGACTTTTGCGACCTGAGCGCGTTGCAACGCTTTTTCCTGCGCTCAAAAAAGCAATCAAAAACTTGCCGCTTCAAATCCACACCCACTGCAATTCTGGCCTTGCTCCTTATGTCACCTTACAAGCTGTGGAACATGGTGCCGAAGTAGTCCACACTGCCACATCAACACTCGCAAATGGTGTTTCTCATACGCCTACGGGACTTTTCACCAAGAACTGCCGCCGTCGAGGGTATGACGTTGATATTGATCTGGCTCCCATTGATGAGGTTGCGGAACGATTGGCTTATATTGCTGAGATGGAAGACAAGCCGGTGGGTACACCAAATCAATATGACGAATTCCATTTCCACCATCAATGCGCTGGCGGTATGGTGTCAAATCTTCAGTATCAACTGGAGACTATCGGTATTGAAGACAGACTAGAAGAAATTTTGGAAGAAGCAGGTCGGGTGCGCATGGATTTAGGCTATCCAATCGTGATCAGCCCCTTCGCGCAATATATAATCACCATGGCAATCCTCAATGTTATGGGCAAGGATCAAGGCAAACCGCGTTACGAAACTGTCCCTGATGAAGTACGACGCTATGTGCTTGGTGGATATGGCGAGATCGCAGGAAAAATTGACGGGACGCTCTACGACAAAATCACACGTGGAGCACAACCCATCACACAGCGCCCCGGTGAACTTGTCCCACCAGCCTTGAAGCGTCTTCGTAAGGAGCGCGGCCCCTTCGCAAGCGACGACGATCTATTGCTCGCCGCATTTTATGATGACACTCAATACCAAGCCTTAAAAGCAGCCGGCCCCATTGAGACTGAATATCCCATCATGACGACACCGCTTTTGACGCTCATTAAAGAACTCAGCAATAGATCTCACATCAAGAGTTTTCATTTTTCAAAAAACTGAGACGATGACAGCCACATCATCATTTGCTGCATACAATGAATTCTGAATTATGATAAAATACTTGGCTCATATTATCCAAAAAGGAATTATCATTGCCGCACAAAGCACTGGCAGGGGCACACAGACTCGAACTGTGGACCTACGGTTTTGGAGACCGTCGCTCTACCAACTGAGCTATACCCCTTTACGCTGCCGTGGAATACACGAGCTAGGAGATAATTTCCAGACATTTATCTCATAACTCGTGAGAAATTGCTCAATTGGTAAAAAGACGGCCTAGTTTATATCAAATCATGCTTCATTTGTAGAAACACGACCATCGCTTGCAACAACGGGTAATTGACTTAATCCTATGCAAGCAGGCAATTTATGATCTTTCGGCCAGTGATAAGAAAGCACCCGAGCGCGTTTAAAAGGACGGATGCTGACGCGGTTTGCCTGATTACCGCCAAGGACCATCAAATTATTGAAACGATCACGACCAACGACAAAGCCCACATGACCTGAGGCACCTTTGCGCTTGCCGCGCCACATGCTCACGACACAGCCAACCGCTGGACCGTCCAGCA carries:
- the accB gene encoding acetyl-CoA carboxylase biotin carboxyl carrier protein — protein: MSLSFKEVAEILKIIDASNCDEVVLELEGIKLAVRRDTSHSQGESRSLETPVTELTQTAAPSAPQTGKKAPTAEASTASGVPVRSPMVGSFYRRPAPDKPPFVEIGSKVKQGDTLCLIDVMKLYTTITATHAGTINEIAADDGDLVEFDQLLFVISAD
- a CDS encoding pyruvate carboxylase subunit B, giving the protein MPKNSTSSTIEKRKVRLIDVTLRDAHQCLWATRMTTAMMKDIAPRLDNAGFEAIDLVGGAVFDVMVRYLREDPWERMRILNKWITKTPLIIHTRGQSLFTFEFFADDVVELAAERFAANGMTYHTPYDALNDIRNLGIPIKVAKKHGLYVVGGLAYTYSPVHTDEYYVRKAKELVAHGVDAVFVKDASGLLRPERVATLFPALKKAIKNLPLQIHTHCNSGLAPYVTLQAVEHGAEVVHTATSTLANGVSHTPTGLFTKNCRRRGYDVDIDLAPIDEVAERLAYIAEMEDKPVGTPNQYDEFHFHHQCAGGMVSNLQYQLETIGIEDRLEEILEEAGRVRMDLGYPIVISPFAQYIITMAILNVMGKDQGKPRYETVPDEVRRYVLGGYGEIAGKIDGTLYDKITRGAQPITQRPGELVPPALKRLRKERGPFASDDDLLLAAFYDDTQYQALKAAGPIETEYPIMTTPLLTLIKELSNRSHIKSFHFSKN
- a CDS encoding acetyl-CoA carboxylase biotin carboxylase subunit; amino-acid sequence: MNQSHRVLIANRGEIAVRAAKACRAIGLESVAVYSTADRSSPHVWLADKAVCIGPPASTKSYLNVDALLHVAKQTGCTMLYPGYGFLAENAAFAEQCAEEELVFIGPSPETITTMGDKARARDMAKKFNVPIVPGSKGAFTDSKIALKEAKKIGFPLLLKASSGGGGRGMRVAEDLTTFKTKFDEASQEAREAFGDPSVYLERYFSAVRHLEVQIFGDNHGLVRHLGERDCTTQRRHQKLVEESPSPVLTDKERNSLLDAAVRLAKGVGYLGAGTVEFIFDEVSREFYFIEMNTRIQVEHPVTEMRIGHDLIEEQLRVALGGPLSIPEEKDWSSNHVMEFRINAENPDQGFVPSPGRITRLRFPTTPDVRCDSFIYEGATIQPFYDSMIAKLIVTGTDRQDALKNTRRALDELIIDGIHTTRSFHRNLLDDPDFIGAKIHTRWVENTFIDRLDAQRI